One genomic segment of Primulina tabacum isolate GXHZ01 chromosome 9, ASM2559414v2, whole genome shotgun sequence includes these proteins:
- the LOC142556874 gene encoding secreted RxLR effector protein 161-like encodes MLRVDIRRSRSIALASVNEILKYLRRINNLFLVYGGGKLKFERYSDSSFQSDVDDSKSTSGFVFKLNDCVFFEKSSKQDTTTDSTIEAKYIAASAVAKEATWMRNFAQKLDVIPQTVDPVLVYSDNISAIAQAKELRSHQ; translated from the coding sequence ATGTTGCGAGTAGATATTAGGCGATCCCGGTCCATTGCATTGGCAAGCGTGAATGAAATTCTTAAGTATTTAAGAAGaattaataatttgtttttGGTTTACGGaggcggaaaattaaaatttgaacgcTATagtgattctagcttccaatcagatgtggatgattcgaaatcaactTCTGGATTTGTATTTAAGCTCAATGATTgtgttttctttgagaagagttccaagcaagacaccacaaCAGATTCAACCATTGAGGCCAAATACATAGCTGCATCAGCTGTAGCAAAAGAGGCTacttggatgaggaatttcgcTCAAAAGTTGGACGTGATTCCTCAAACAGTTGATCCAGTACTGGTCTACTCCGACAACATCAGTGCCATTGCACAAGCAAAGGAACTGAGATCTCATCAATGA